The DNA window atatttagtTAGTCAGTCCAATTACGGCACTCAACTTTGAAGTTAAAGATCCATGGCCTTTGTATTCTGCACTTTACATAATTTTGACAAGTTTTGAAGATATTATGATCGATGGTTACAGAAAGCACTAAAATTTGGTCTTCATTGCTTTTGGTTTTTCTGTTGCCTGTTATATACGTATAGAGATAAACTAATTTTGTGTTTCTCTTCTTCATAATTGCTTGAAAACACCTTCATTTAAGAatcaaatagtactatattgatgctcttttatttaaatatagcAGGGAAGATTACAATGTAGATTGGTTAATCAGTGTGTTATGATAATGTCTAAAGGCATCTCCTGCAAGTTTCACCATGTATGTGAAAGCGAGCTGATTGGgtggaagaaaagaaattgataaattaatgtttaacTCAGCTTTTTGATTATACAGATGTTACTATAGTACATGTTACCTAGGGTCctttctattaattaattccactTATGTTTGTGTTCATCTCATATAATTTTCACAGTTCTTTTCTCTTGATTTATTGTTAAGGTGGAGATGTATATTAGAGTAGCATTTAGTAGCTGTATATAAGCATCTCAGTAATCTGATTTTTGTGTGGCAACAGTTTGATGTTGATGGTTCTGCCCCTCCCGAGCACGCATTGAGGAGAAAATTGAATAGCCATGCCAGCATTCTTAAAGAATTCAGCATCACATTTAGAGAAGCCATACAAATGGTAATCAGCACTCTCTCTCATAAAATGCTTGACTCGTCATTGACACATTGTTCTTGATTATAGATTCGACTTGGAATACGACTATGGCATTACGTACGGGAAGAAGCATCCCATGGAAGAGTAAGTTCCCCATCACCCATCCTTTTGAACATCTTGTCCCTTTCCAGCATCATTCAATAAACGAGCTTACTTTTGTTTTCTCTTCTTGTACAGAAAGCACCCATAGATCCTTTTACTCGAGAACATTGCAAACCCTCAGCATCACAAGGTGTTCCTCTAGGTGGGATGGGGTAAGCAGTATCTATAATCTGGCACTCCTCTTTCTCGCCGACCATGTTGTGGAAACTTAACGGATCGTCTTCTATGCCCACACAGGAGCGGTAGCATATCTAGAGGCTTCAGGGGGAATTCAGGCATTTTCAAATACTTCCTGGTACATGCGAGACTGCACCGGTGATGGCCAATCAATTCTCTGTAAGAACCTTCTCCTCAATATATCCAGTAAGTAATTCCTGCTTATGATGAATCCGATTTTGTCAATCTGTGAGCTGTtcatgaatttcaaaattattttttcattaaaagggaaaatgtCTTTAtctatagtagtattattttatcacatCCTAATATCTTTAGTTCTACAGATCTTCATATCTCGTGATGGAGGAAACAAGAAGTATTCATCGGTTTTATCTCCCGGCCGACATGAGGGCTTAGGGTAAGCATTGTGACAGTGTAATTAGTACATTTGAGATGTGCATCATAGTGAAATGTCCTTTAGT is part of the Salvia hispanica cultivar TCC Black 2014 unplaced genomic scaffold, UniMelb_Shisp_WGS_1.0 HiC_scaffold_181, whole genome shotgun sequence genome and encodes:
- the LOC125198667 gene encoding uncharacterized protein LOC125198667, yielding MVGGNLFHYRKNSWPPEEYINRSTLQLFDVDGSAPPEHALRRKLNSHASILKEFSITFREAIQMIRLGIRLWHYVREEASHGRKAPIDPFTREHCKPSASQGVPLGGMGSGSISRGFRGNSGIFKYFLVHARLHR